A region of Jonquetella anthropi DSM 22815 DNA encodes the following proteins:
- a CDS encoding aminotransferase class IV codes for MKICYYEGKFLPAEAVSIPVSDHVIQRGVGVFDLVRTSSRRPVQLTMHLERLFSSAAQLGIEMPWNIGELKKLVLEGIGRLEGEVLAKVFVTGGDSFVDECRFPSPRLFCTFEPLVLPPAEVYQKGVRLYPVLHGRTNPTAKSIDYASSYEKNRHDPEAFEVVYCPDGQITEAAHSTFFLVKEGVIITAPSERVLAGTTRAILLQLMGEARLPVQLRCPRLDEITQASEAFITGSIKGVVPVVAVGELPVGSGAVGPVTARVAELLRDNLIRWTE; via the coding sequence GTGAAAATCTGCTACTACGAGGGGAAGTTCCTTCCCGCTGAGGCGGTCAGCATTCCGGTCAGCGACCACGTCATTCAGCGGGGAGTCGGCGTCTTCGACTTGGTTCGCACATCTTCCCGGAGGCCGGTTCAGCTGACCATGCACTTGGAAAGGCTCTTTTCGTCAGCGGCCCAACTGGGCATTGAAATGCCGTGGAATATCGGCGAGCTGAAGAAACTGGTGCTTGAGGGCATCGGCCGGCTGGAAGGCGAAGTTCTCGCCAAAGTTTTCGTCACCGGCGGAGACAGTTTTGTGGACGAGTGCCGATTCCCGTCGCCGCGCCTTTTCTGCACCTTTGAGCCGCTCGTCCTGCCGCCGGCGGAAGTCTACCAAAAAGGCGTCAGGCTGTACCCGGTCCTTCACGGCCGAACCAACCCAACGGCCAAGAGCATCGATTACGCCTCTTCGTACGAGAAAAACCGCCACGACCCGGAAGCGTTTGAAGTGGTCTACTGCCCGGACGGACAGATCACCGAAGCGGCTCACAGTACGTTCTTTTTGGTAAAAGAAGGCGTCATCATCACCGCCCCGTCCGAGCGGGTGCTGGCCGGAACGACCCGGGCAATTCTTCTCCAGCTCATGGGAGAAGCGCGGCTGCCGGTTCAGCTCCGCTGCCCTCGGCTCGACGAGATCACTCAGGCGTCCGAGGCGTTCATCACCGGCAGCATTAAAGGTGTCGTGCCGGTCGTCGCCGTGGGAGAGCTGCCGGTGGGAAGCGGCGCCGTCGGGCCGGTGACAGCCCGCGTGGCCGAGCTCCTTCGGGACAACCTCATCCGTTGGACCGAGTAA
- the surE gene encoding 5'/3'-nucleotidase SurE, whose amino-acid sequence MVVTNDDGISAPGLDVLVRAFQAEGETPSVVAPSRQRSLCGHSMTLGRPVRLEPVDRWNGVRSWQCDGTPTDCVILAFDGLGLSDGTVFSGINDGANLGDDVTYSGTVAAAMEACLTGRQAVAVSVVTPVGQPAVHYETAGAVAVAVFRQLRKSPLPGGVFLNVNVPDCPKDELAGIKICHQGQRVYRYGGMIRRHEENETGVSFWLEGRPHDEPQLGCELWAIGRRCAAVTPLGLKFTHGAALEQLRAGWDLEAMME is encoded by the coding sequence ATGGTGGTGACAAACGACGACGGCATCAGCGCCCCCGGGCTTGACGTTCTGGTCCGAGCCTTTCAGGCCGAAGGTGAAACGCCGTCGGTCGTCGCGCCGAGCCGCCAGCGCAGCTTATGCGGTCACAGCATGACGCTCGGACGGCCGGTTCGGCTGGAGCCGGTCGACCGGTGGAACGGCGTGCGCTCTTGGCAGTGCGACGGGACGCCGACGGACTGCGTCATTTTGGCGTTCGACGGGCTGGGTCTCTCGGACGGGACCGTCTTTTCGGGCATTAACGATGGGGCGAACTTGGGAGACGACGTGACCTATTCCGGCACGGTCGCGGCGGCCATGGAAGCCTGTCTGACCGGCCGGCAGGCCGTGGCCGTGTCGGTCGTCACGCCGGTCGGGCAGCCTGCGGTTCACTATGAAACCGCAGGGGCCGTCGCCGTTGCTGTGTTTCGTCAGCTCAGGAAAAGCCCTCTGCCGGGCGGCGTCTTTTTGAACGTCAACGTGCCCGACTGTCCTAAAGACGAGCTGGCGGGAATAAAAATCTGCCATCAGGGACAGCGGGTGTACCGCTACGGCGGCATGATTCGCCGCCACGAGGAAAACGAAACAGGCGTCAGCTTCTGGCTGGAAGGACGTCCTCACGACGAGCCTCAGCTGGGCTGCGAGCTGTGGGCGATCGGGCGCCGCTGCGCGGCCGTGACGCCGCTGGGGCTCAAGTTCACCCACGGCGCCGCGCTGGAGCAGCTTCGCGCCGGGTGGGATCTGGAGGCGATGATGGAGTGA
- a CDS encoding site-2 protease family protein yields MRTLVDLLLSLPAVLWAVSFHEVCHGWASWKLGDPTAKMRGRLSLNPLEHFDLWGTLALLVFRFGWAKPVPIDPRYYKNPRRDIVLVSLAGPAGNFLTALVVGRILRWSAVYLLSGAFGGVPLLEVLQYFVIINLGFGLFNLLPIPPLDGSKVFLPLFPRAWQRWIWQYERYGFFVLIALVYTGATAYILGYPLTLLYRLVISPWW; encoded by the coding sequence GTGAGAACGTTAGTCGATTTGCTGCTCAGTCTGCCGGCGGTGCTGTGGGCCGTCTCGTTTCACGAGGTCTGCCACGGCTGGGCCTCGTGGAAGCTCGGGGACCCGACGGCCAAAATGCGGGGACGGCTGAGCCTGAACCCGCTGGAACATTTTGACCTGTGGGGAACTCTTGCCCTGCTGGTCTTCCGCTTTGGCTGGGCCAAGCCGGTTCCGATCGACCCGCGGTACTACAAAAACCCGCGGCGGGACATCGTCCTCGTGTCTCTGGCCGGCCCGGCGGGCAACTTCCTGACAGCCCTCGTCGTGGGGCGAATCCTTCGCTGGAGCGCCGTCTATCTGCTGTCCGGGGCGTTCGGCGGCGTGCCCCTGCTGGAAGTGCTCCAGTATTTTGTCATCATCAACTTAGGCTTTGGGCTGTTTAACCTTTTGCCAATTCCGCCGCTGGATGGCAGCAAAGTCTTTCTTCCGCTCTTTCCCCGGGCGTGGCAGCGCTGGATATGGCAGTACGAGCGGTACGGCTTTTTCGTGCTGATCGCGCTGGTGTACACCGGGGCGACTGCCTACATATTGGGCTACCCTCTGACGCTTTTGTACCGTCTGGTTATCTCGCCATGGTGGTGA
- the coaE gene encoding dephospho-CoA kinase (Dephospho-CoA kinase (CoaE) performs the final step in coenzyme A biosynthesis.), which yields MLAIGLTGQVGAGKSTALAWFGGRGAATLSADRIADRVWEREEILERARRLWGSNVVSNGRLDRAALARRAFASPDEQAKLCGLIHPPVRAEIERSLPANGIAVVEIPLLFESGLPWWCQGVIYVAAPLTRRGERNAGRGLDEAELSRREAFFSPDGDRKSKSDWVVVNDGSLEELHGKLECLWDELRLLDGLMAVGWQGSECEAKELEAAGQIARWSCSGGECRAFSLDRHIGRLSGKLAGLWSSKNFCMSCRARKALVFELSARTGQERE from the coding sequence GTGTTGGCTATCGGTTTAACCGGCCAAGTCGGCGCTGGTAAGTCGACGGCGCTCGCGTGGTTTGGGGGCCGCGGCGCTGCGACTCTGAGCGCCGATCGGATAGCCGATCGGGTGTGGGAGAGGGAAGAAATCCTCGAACGGGCCCGCCGCCTTTGGGGGAGCAACGTGGTTTCAAACGGCCGGCTTGACCGAGCCGCGTTGGCCCGCCGAGCTTTCGCCAGCCCGGACGAGCAGGCAAAACTGTGCGGCCTGATTCACCCGCCGGTGAGAGCCGAAATCGAACGCTCCCTTCCGGCGAACGGCATAGCGGTCGTCGAAATCCCGCTTCTTTTTGAGAGCGGCCTGCCGTGGTGGTGCCAAGGCGTCATCTACGTGGCCGCGCCTTTGACGCGGCGGGGAGAGCGGAACGCCGGCCGCGGGCTGGACGAGGCGGAACTTAGCCGCCGGGAAGCGTTTTTTTCGCCCGACGGCGATCGAAAAAGTAAAAGCGACTGGGTCGTCGTCAACGACGGCTCCCTTGAAGAGCTGCACGGCAAACTGGAATGCCTGTGGGACGAGCTGAGGCTTCTCGACGGACTGATGGCCGTCGGCTGGCAGGGGAGCGAGTGCGAGGCCAAAGAGCTTGAAGCCGCCGGGCAGATTGCCCGCTGGTCATGCAGCGGCGGCGAGTGCCGGGCGTTTTCGCTTGATCGGCATATCGGCCGTCTGAGCGGGAAGTTGGCAGGGCTGTGGTCCTCTAAAAACTTCTGTATGAGCTGCCGCGCCCGGAAGGCGTTGGTATTCGAGTTATCGGCCCGAACGGGTCAGGAGCGTGAGTGA
- a CDS encoding ATP-dependent helicase → MDESAWLKGLNDAQKEAVVYLGKRQLILAGAGSGKTRVLTRKIAWLIDAQRVKPWRILAVTFTNKAAREMLDRLTASLGENLAGLQVRTFHSFGLQMLFRSRAQLEQLGYPPQCVVYDRADSLSAAKAVLEALNLDPEQYTPAWVLETISKAKNSGAGLGAFDNSPMKSIVGPLYERYDGLLKSRGAWDFDDLIALPLELLTRFPEVKEREQKALDWVLVDEYQDVNAAQYRLMRLLASGGANLTAVGDPDQSIYGWRGADMSMIMNFERDFPGASVMLLEQNYRSTGGILEAANSLISHNFDRREKNLWTDREQGAKPQVWNCPTSDDEAELITTEIERFLSSGYRASDVAILYRMNALSRRIEESLLSHNLPYQVVRGQGFFDRREVRDVLSYLRLALNPYDRASLDRVGNLPTRGLGPRSLDKLDAYLLSHRTADPADVWAAVAQTGAELSGQGAAGARQLAGAMGEILGCGGDLKRALDVILMRIGYETVLQKIDPAGWEDRYDNVMEILSLAGDGDSLPELLAQAALYTDADRDSGGQGINLSTLHGAKGLEFPLVFMIGLEEGIFPHSRSSDDPAEIEEERRLCYVGMTRAQERLILTRVRERRLFGSTTTQRPSRFLAEIAPDLRDEFDFGEVRPSVGYRFNRPSRRW, encoded by the coding sequence ATGGACGAGTCGGCGTGGCTGAAGGGGCTGAACGACGCCCAAAAAGAAGCGGTCGTCTACCTGGGCAAGCGTCAGCTGATTCTGGCCGGCGCGGGAAGCGGCAAGACGCGGGTGCTGACCCGAAAAATAGCGTGGCTGATTGACGCGCAGCGCGTGAAGCCTTGGCGGATTTTGGCCGTGACGTTTACCAACAAGGCGGCCCGGGAGATGCTGGACCGCCTGACCGCGTCGCTGGGAGAAAATTTGGCCGGTCTGCAAGTTCGGACCTTTCACTCGTTCGGACTGCAGATGCTTTTCCGCAGCCGCGCTCAGCTCGAACAGCTTGGCTATCCGCCCCAGTGCGTCGTCTACGACCGGGCCGACTCCCTTTCGGCGGCCAAGGCCGTTTTGGAAGCGCTGAACTTAGACCCGGAGCAGTACACGCCCGCGTGGGTGCTGGAGACGATTTCTAAGGCGAAGAACTCGGGCGCCGGGCTGGGGGCGTTCGACAATTCCCCGATGAAGTCGATCGTCGGCCCGCTGTACGAGCGGTACGACGGGTTGCTCAAGTCCCGCGGCGCGTGGGACTTCGACGACCTGATCGCCCTTCCGTTGGAGCTTCTGACGAGGTTCCCCGAGGTGAAGGAGCGGGAGCAGAAGGCGCTCGACTGGGTACTGGTGGACGAGTATCAGGACGTGAACGCGGCCCAATACCGGCTCATGCGCCTGCTGGCGTCAGGCGGCGCGAATCTGACGGCCGTCGGAGACCCGGATCAGTCGATTTACGGCTGGCGCGGCGCCGACATGAGCATGATTATGAACTTTGAACGCGACTTTCCCGGCGCGTCGGTCATGCTGTTGGAACAGAATTACCGCTCAACTGGGGGCATTCTCGAGGCGGCCAACTCGCTGATATCCCACAACTTTGACCGGCGGGAGAAGAACCTGTGGACCGACCGGGAGCAGGGCGCCAAGCCTCAAGTCTGGAACTGTCCGACGAGCGACGACGAGGCCGAGCTGATCACGACGGAAATCGAACGGTTCCTGTCCTCCGGCTACCGGGCGAGCGACGTGGCGATCCTGTACCGAATGAACGCCCTCAGCCGCCGGATTGAAGAGTCGCTTCTCAGCCACAACCTGCCTTACCAAGTGGTGCGCGGTCAGGGCTTTTTTGACCGGCGCGAGGTTCGGGACGTGCTGAGCTACCTTCGGCTGGCGCTCAACCCGTACGACCGGGCGTCGCTCGATCGGGTGGGCAACCTTCCGACGCGCGGGCTCGGCCCTCGGTCACTGGACAAGCTGGACGCGTACCTGCTGTCTCACCGGACTGCTGACCCGGCCGACGTTTGGGCGGCGGTGGCACAGACCGGGGCGGAGCTTTCCGGGCAGGGCGCTGCCGGAGCCCGCCAGCTGGCCGGCGCGATGGGCGAGATTCTCGGGTGCGGCGGCGATCTCAAACGCGCGCTGGACGTGATCCTCATGCGGATTGGCTATGAGACGGTCCTGCAGAAAATCGACCCGGCCGGCTGGGAAGACCGGTACGACAACGTGATGGAAATTCTGTCTCTAGCCGGCGACGGCGACTCGCTGCCGGAACTCTTGGCCCAAGCCGCGCTGTACACCGACGCGGACCGGGACTCGGGCGGTCAGGGGATCAACCTGTCGACGCTCCACGGCGCCAAGGGACTGGAGTTCCCGCTGGTGTTCATGATCGGCTTGGAAGAGGGGATCTTCCCTCACAGCCGGTCGTCCGACGACCCGGCAGAGATCGAGGAAGAGCGTCGGCTGTGCTACGTGGGCATGACCCGGGCGCAGGAGCGGCTGATCCTGACGCGGGTTCGGGAGCGGCGCCTCTTTGGCTCGACGACGACTCAAAGGCCGTCGCGGTTTTTAGCAGAAATTGCCCCCGACCTTCGGGACGAATTTGACTTTGGGGAGGTGAGGCCCAGTGTTGGCTATCGGTTTAACCGGCCAAGTCGGCGCTGGTAA
- the hpf gene encoding ribosome hibernation-promoting factor, HPF/YfiA family, with the protein MMDIRFTTHNAKIPAEMKEYMEGKLGRMEKFFSRILDMQVAVKTDKKDFVTVEITADANGVVLRGEQRDPDLRKAFDLALKVLERRIRRHKEYLIDRAQLKAHDVSFGYEDTAAQAEPESSYSGVRIEREKVVEPHPMTAKEAALQMELLGHSFFIFVDTDSGHPALVYRREAGGYGLLKIRA; encoded by the coding sequence ATGATGGATATTCGATTCACCACGCACAATGCAAAGATTCCTGCCGAGATGAAAGAGTACATGGAAGGCAAGCTGGGGCGGATGGAGAAATTTTTCTCCCGGATCTTGGACATGCAGGTGGCGGTGAAAACTGATAAAAAAGACTTTGTGACAGTAGAGATTACCGCCGACGCGAATGGCGTCGTCCTCCGGGGCGAACAGCGGGATCCGGACCTGCGCAAGGCGTTTGATCTGGCCCTCAAGGTCCTGGAGCGCCGTATCCGCCGTCACAAAGAGTACCTGATTGACCGCGCTCAGCTGAAGGCTCACGACGTGTCGTTTGGGTACGAGGACACTGCGGCGCAGGCCGAGCCGGAGAGCAGCTACTCGGGCGTCCGAATCGAACGGGAGAAGGTCGTCGAGCCTCACCCGATGACGGCCAAGGAAGCGGCGCTGCAGATGGAGCTTCTGGGTCACTCGTTCTTCATCTTTGTGGACACAGACTCCGGGCATCCGGCGCTGGTTTACCGCCGCGAGGCGGGCGGCTATGGCCTGCTGAAGATCCGGGCCTGA
- a CDS encoding pyridoxal phosphate-dependent aminotransferase: MISLELSKRARNLQPSATLAVSARAAELKRQGRPVISFGAGEPDFDSPDAVKKAGHDAIESGKTHYTPNPGTPELREAVCVDYSHRFGLDYAPSEVLVGSGAKPLIYCALAALLDDGDEVILPVPAWVSYVEQIKLCGGKAVLVETGDTNHLPLADRLEAAVTPRSKCILINSPNNPTGAVYDEETLKAIASLALRHDLVIINDEIYEQLVYEGAYSQIVKTCPEVKDRTINVNGVSKAFAMTGWRIGFALGPAKIIKAMAGIQGHLNSCACSVSQAAALGGLQNAQADVAVMRQAFSARRQLVFDLLAKIPGVSFVRPKGAFYVLVDLKNFLGKRRGDVILTDDAAFCSDLLEYANVAATPGSAFFAPGTMRLSYANSEEDIREGLKRLASYVASLQ; the protein is encoded by the coding sequence ATGATTTCTTTGGAGCTTTCAAAGCGTGCACGGAACCTTCAGCCTTCGGCGACGTTAGCCGTGTCGGCCAGAGCGGCCGAACTCAAGCGGCAGGGACGCCCGGTCATTTCGTTTGGCGCCGGCGAGCCGGACTTCGACTCCCCCGACGCGGTGAAAAAGGCCGGACACGACGCGATAGAGTCGGGCAAGACCCACTACACGCCCAACCCAGGAACGCCTGAGCTGCGAGAGGCCGTCTGCGTCGATTACTCCCACCGGTTTGGCTTGGACTACGCGCCCTCAGAAGTGCTGGTCGGAAGCGGCGCAAAGCCGTTGATCTACTGCGCTCTGGCCGCGCTGCTTGACGACGGCGACGAGGTGATTCTCCCCGTCCCGGCTTGGGTAAGCTACGTGGAGCAGATCAAGCTCTGCGGCGGCAAGGCCGTCTTGGTGGAGACCGGCGACACGAACCACCTGCCGTTGGCCGATCGGCTCGAAGCGGCCGTCACGCCCCGAAGCAAGTGCATTCTCATCAACAGCCCGAATAACCCGACAGGCGCCGTGTACGACGAGGAGACACTGAAGGCCATCGCCAGCTTGGCGCTTCGCCACGACCTCGTCATCATCAACGACGAGATTTACGAGCAGCTCGTCTATGAAGGCGCGTACTCCCAGATCGTCAAGACCTGCCCGGAGGTCAAAGACCGGACGATCAACGTCAACGGCGTGAGCAAGGCTTTCGCCATGACGGGCTGGAGAATCGGCTTCGCCCTCGGCCCGGCGAAAATCATCAAGGCCATGGCAGGCATTCAGGGACACCTGAACTCCTGCGCCTGCTCGGTGTCTCAGGCGGCCGCCCTTGGCGGACTTCAAAACGCCCAGGCCGACGTGGCCGTCATGCGGCAGGCGTTCAGCGCCCGCCGACAGCTGGTGTTCGACCTGCTGGCCAAGATCCCCGGCGTCTCGTTCGTCCGGCCCAAGGGGGCTTTCTACGTCCTCGTGGACCTGAAAAACTTTCTCGGCAAGCGGCGCGGCGATGTGATACTGACCGACGACGCGGCGTTTTGCTCCGACCTTTTAGAGTATGCCAACGTAGCTGCCACGCCGGGCAGCGCGTTCTTCGCGCCCGGCACAATGCGGCTGTCCTACGCCAACTCGGAGGAAGATATCCGCGAAGGGCTCAAGCGCTTGGCGTCCTACGTGGCGTCTCTCCAATAA